The proteins below are encoded in one region of Aquisphaera giovannonii:
- a CDS encoding creatininase family protein — MASWRLADVTYGQVRSGPPYQVAVLPLGATEPHNLHLPYGTDTFQVDEIGARACALATERGARVLLLPAIPYGTETNQMEFPLAMNLNPSTLCRVIADLVESLDHHGVPKLLLLNGHGGNDLKWVLRELHRTTRVKLFLCNWYKVASDGYETIFEKKDDHAGEMETSMGLAHFPGLVDLDAADAGAVRPTRFEAVNRGWVEITRPWHLLTTNSGSGDPRAATAEKGEAVTRRVSERIGAFLAELASAPVDADFPF, encoded by the coding sequence ATGGCAAGCTGGCGCCTCGCCGATGTCACCTACGGGCAGGTCCGCTCCGGCCCCCCGTACCAGGTCGCGGTCCTGCCCCTGGGGGCCACGGAGCCCCACAACCTGCACCTGCCCTACGGCACCGACACCTTCCAGGTGGACGAGATCGGCGCCCGTGCCTGCGCGCTGGCGACCGAGCGGGGGGCCCGGGTCCTGCTCCTGCCGGCGATCCCCTACGGCACGGAGACGAACCAGATGGAATTCCCGCTCGCCATGAACCTGAACCCGTCCACCCTCTGCCGGGTGATCGCCGACCTGGTGGAGTCGCTGGACCATCACGGCGTCCCCAAGCTGCTGCTCCTCAACGGCCACGGCGGCAACGACTTGAAATGGGTCCTCCGGGAGCTCCACCGGACCACCCGCGTCAAGCTCTTCCTGTGCAACTGGTACAAGGTGGCGTCCGACGGCTACGAGACCATCTTCGAGAAGAAGGACGACCACGCCGGCGAGATGGAGACCAGCATGGGGCTGGCCCACTTCCCGGGGCTCGTGGACCTCGACGCCGCCGACGCGGGCGCCGTGCGGCCGACCCGGTTCGAAGCCGTGAACAGGGGGTGGGTCGAGATCACCCGCCCCTGGCACCTGCTGACCACCAACTCGGGCTCCGGCGACCCCCGCGCCGCGACCGCCGAGAAGGGCGAGGCCGTCACCCGCCGGGTGAGCGAGCGCATCGGAGCCTTCCTGGCCGAGCTCGCGTCGGCCCCCGTCGATGCCGACTTCCCTTTTTGA
- a CDS encoding Glu/Leu/Phe/Val family dehydrogenase — protein sequence MQAFEATNHYFDEAARLLDLSENIRTLLITPDREVRVEVVIEMDSGQIGNFIGYRVQHDNARGPFKGGLRYHPLVDQDEARSLASLMTWKTALVDLPYGGAKGGINCDPNKLSRGEMERLTRRFIEKIHDVIGPVKDIPAPDMGTDAQVMAWIMNEYSKYEGFNPACVTGKPVEFHGSLGREAATGYGVAIIAREVLARRKASVGGTTFAIQGYGNVGSHTARFLSQQGAKIVAVSDAYGAICNLNGIDIPALDEHVAVARKVVGFKGGEPTTNEHLLKMPVDVLIPAALGGVFDREMAQAVQAKLIIEAANGPTWPEADEVFKARGIPVVPDILANSGGVIVSYFEWVQNLQHFRWPLERIQSEEQSRMVAAFHEVYDLAEHLKVSLRTAAFYLAITRVSRAHALGGI from the coding sequence ATGCAAGCCTTCGAGGCGACCAACCACTATTTTGACGAGGCCGCCCGGCTCCTCGACCTGTCCGAGAACATCCGGACACTCCTGATCACCCCCGACCGCGAGGTGCGCGTCGAGGTCGTGATCGAGATGGATTCCGGCCAGATCGGCAATTTCATCGGCTACCGCGTCCAGCACGACAACGCCCGGGGCCCCTTCAAGGGGGGGCTGCGGTATCACCCCCTGGTGGACCAGGACGAGGCCCGTTCGCTCGCGAGCCTGATGACCTGGAAGACGGCCCTGGTGGACCTCCCCTATGGCGGGGCCAAGGGGGGGATCAACTGCGATCCCAACAAGCTCTCGCGGGGCGAGATGGAGCGGCTCACCCGCCGGTTCATCGAGAAGATCCACGACGTCATCGGGCCGGTGAAGGACATCCCGGCGCCCGACATGGGGACCGACGCCCAGGTCATGGCCTGGATCATGAACGAGTACAGCAAGTACGAGGGCTTCAACCCGGCCTGCGTCACCGGGAAGCCCGTGGAGTTCCACGGCTCCCTCGGCCGCGAGGCCGCCACCGGCTACGGCGTGGCGATCATCGCCCGGGAGGTGCTCGCCCGCCGGAAGGCCTCCGTCGGCGGCACGACCTTCGCCATCCAGGGTTACGGCAACGTCGGCAGCCACACGGCCCGGTTCCTCTCCCAGCAAGGGGCGAAGATCGTGGCGGTCTCCGACGCGTACGGCGCGATCTGCAACCTCAACGGCATCGACATCCCCGCCCTGGATGAGCACGTCGCGGTCGCCCGCAAGGTCGTGGGGTTCAAGGGGGGCGAGCCCACCACCAACGAGCATCTCCTGAAGATGCCCGTGGACGTCCTCATCCCCGCGGCGCTCGGGGGCGTGTTCGATCGCGAGATGGCCCAGGCCGTGCAGGCGAAGCTCATCATCGAGGCCGCCAACGGCCCCACCTGGCCGGAGGCCGACGAGGTCTTCAAGGCCCGGGGCATCCCGGTCGTCCCGGACATCCTGGCCAACTCCGGCGGCGTCATCGTCAGCTACTTCGAATGGGTGCAGAACCTCCAGCACTTCCGCTGGCCCCTGGAGCGGATCCAAAGCGAGGAGCAGTCCCGCATGGTCGCCGCCTTCCACGAGGTCTACGACCTGGCCGAGCACCTCAAGGTGTCGCTGCGGACCGCTGCATTCTACCTGGCGATCACGCGGGTCAGCCGCGCGCATGCCCTGGGGGGGATCTGA